One stretch of Anaerobacillus alkaliphilus DNA includes these proteins:
- a CDS encoding ABC transporter substrate-binding protein — protein sequence MGVEWVKKSFLVILMMLLAFTMSACGNTSKAVQKTEDGKVIVDFWYALGGNLGEAVTQMVDEFNASQDKVHVNAVYQGSYEESLTQLRQLAGTSNAPAVVQVFEVGTKYMIESGYIEPMQTFIDKDKFDLSQLEENILSYYKVDGKLYSMPFNTSNAIMVYNKDMFKQAGLDPENPPRTFSEVSAAAKKIRSHFGTNVHGFSVVTHGWFTEQMIANQGGLYVDNNNGRSGEPTATSINGEEGQRWFKWLHEMKQDGTLGDYGRAWDDHRAAFLGETVAMYLDSTASLAGTVTNAEFEVGTAFLPTADGMDPQGVIVGGASIWMMTDIPKETQNAAWEFIKFTAKPEVQAKWAANTGYFPITKAAYDQDVLKDRYNEYPQFLTAVQQLQNTSVTPATQGALIGVFPEAREKVVNAVESIHGGADPIEAINKAAEEINAELENYKRVNQK from the coding sequence ATGGGAGTAGAATGGGTAAAAAAATCGTTCCTTGTAATTTTAATGATGCTTTTAGCTTTTACGATGTCAGCTTGTGGAAACACATCTAAAGCAGTACAAAAGACGGAAGATGGTAAGGTGATCGTTGATTTTTGGTATGCTTTAGGTGGAAATCTTGGAGAAGCAGTTACACAAATGGTTGATGAATTTAATGCTAGTCAAGACAAAGTCCACGTAAATGCTGTTTATCAAGGTAGTTATGAAGAGTCATTAACTCAATTAAGACAGTTAGCTGGAACGAGCAATGCTCCTGCAGTTGTGCAAGTTTTTGAAGTAGGAACGAAGTATATGATTGAAAGTGGTTATATCGAACCGATGCAAACATTTATTGATAAAGATAAGTTTGACTTATCTCAGTTAGAGGAAAATATTCTTTCCTACTATAAAGTGGATGGAAAGTTATACTCAATGCCGTTCAACACATCAAATGCGATCATGGTTTACAATAAAGATATGTTTAAACAAGCTGGGTTAGATCCAGAAAATCCGCCACGCACGTTTAGTGAAGTAAGTGCAGCAGCGAAAAAGATTAGAAGTCACTTTGGTACGAATGTTCATGGGTTTTCTGTAGTAACACATGGGTGGTTTACAGAACAAATGATAGCTAATCAAGGTGGTTTATACGTAGACAACAATAATGGTCGTTCTGGGGAACCGACAGCTACATCAATTAATGGTGAAGAAGGACAACGTTGGTTTAAATGGCTACACGAGATGAAACAAGATGGAACGTTGGGTGACTATGGTCGTGCTTGGGATGATCACCGTGCAGCATTCCTTGGTGAAACGGTAGCAATGTACCTTGATTCAACGGCTTCATTAGCAGGAACAGTAACAAACGCTGAATTTGAGGTAGGGACAGCGTTTTTACCAACTGCAGATGGAATGGACCCACAAGGAGTGATCGTTGGTGGAGCTTCTATTTGGATGATGACTGATATTCCTAAAGAAACTCAGAATGCAGCTTGGGAATTTATCAAATTTACTGCAAAGCCTGAAGTCCAAGCAAAATGGGCAGCAAACACAGGCTACTTCCCAATCACGAAGGCTGCTTATGACCAAGACGTTTTAAAGGACCGTTATAACGAGTATCCTCAGTTTTTAACTGCAGTACAACAACTTCAGAACACAAGTGTAACACCAGCTACTCAAGGAGCTTTAATTGGAGTATTTCCAGAAGCTCGTGAAAAGGTTGTAAATGCTGTCGAGAGTATCCATGGGGGAGCAGATCCGATTGAAGCAATTAACAAGGCTGCAGAAGAAATTAACGCTGAGTTAGAAAACTATAAACGAGTCAATCAAAAATAA
- a CDS encoding MFS transporter, giving the protein MKKRGNLPFEPPFFYGWIIVFIAALSIFFSGPGQTYSISIFIDAYLSHFGWSSTLVSTMYLFATLLAGFLLFIIGRLVDKHGQRKMTVTVAVLLGVACIFNSMLLGPTMLFIGFFMLRLFGQGSMTLIPGTLIPQWFVGKRGRALSFMAFGSFLSAAALPPFNAWLIDQVGWQASWLVWAGLLLLVFVPLAFFLVRNKPEDVGLFPDNLTAEEAMTTNPKKSSIFEEAWTVKEALRTPQFWMLLFCVAVPSMVNTGIVFHFVPILAESGIGRTQAAFILSIMAMVSFPITFLAGFIVEKIKANYVIAFAALGQIGIMLLLIQTDSYTTAIVFGVARGLVGGFEAISIGIIFPNYFGRANIGSIKGVSSTVMVIGSAFGPLPFALAYDRFSSYQEILYMMMIFPLLAMIFAIISKKPVKQTEKMKEQAS; this is encoded by the coding sequence ATGAAAAAAAGAGGAAACTTACCATTTGAGCCACCTTTCTTTTACGGGTGGATTATTGTATTTATTGCAGCATTGTCAATTTTTTTCTCAGGACCTGGGCAAACGTACTCAATATCGATATTTATTGATGCATATTTGAGTCATTTTGGTTGGAGCAGTACGCTTGTATCTACAATGTATTTATTTGCGACACTGTTAGCTGGTTTTCTCCTTTTTATCATCGGAAGATTGGTAGATAAGCACGGTCAAAGGAAGATGACCGTTACTGTTGCGGTGTTATTAGGAGTTGCTTGTATTTTTAATAGTATGCTCCTTGGCCCAACGATGTTGTTCATCGGCTTTTTTATGCTGAGATTATTTGGGCAAGGTTCAATGACGCTAATTCCTGGTACACTAATCCCACAATGGTTTGTTGGGAAAAGAGGTCGAGCTCTAAGCTTTATGGCTTTTGGGAGCTTTTTAAGTGCGGCTGCGTTACCACCATTTAATGCTTGGTTAATTGACCAGGTGGGTTGGCAGGCTTCGTGGTTAGTTTGGGCAGGTTTATTATTATTGGTATTTGTTCCGTTGGCCTTCTTCCTAGTTAGGAACAAACCTGAGGATGTAGGACTCTTCCCTGACAATCTAACTGCTGAAGAAGCAATGACAACGAATCCAAAAAAGTCTTCGATATTCGAAGAAGCATGGACTGTCAAAGAAGCGTTGAGAACTCCGCAATTTTGGATGTTACTATTTTGTGTAGCAGTTCCTTCGATGGTTAATACCGGAATTGTGTTTCACTTTGTTCCTATTTTAGCTGAAAGTGGAATAGGTCGGACTCAAGCAGCCTTTATCCTAAGTATTATGGCAATGGTTTCATTCCCAATTACGTTTTTAGCAGGCTTTATTGTAGAAAAAATCAAGGCGAATTACGTTATTGCGTTTGCTGCCTTGGGACAGATTGGAATTATGCTTCTGTTAATTCAAACGGATTCCTATACAACGGCAATTGTTTTTGGGGTTGCACGAGGACTTGTCGGAGGATTTGAAGCCATTAGTATTGGTATTATTTTTCCGAATTACTTTGGCCGTGCCAATATCGGCAGTATAAAGGGTGTTTCTTCAACGGTCATGGTGATTGGATCAGCTTTTGGACCGTTACCATTTGCATTAGCTTATGATCGATTTAGCAGTTATCAAGAAATACTTTATATGATGATGATTTTTCCATTGTTAGCGATGATTTTTGCTATTATCTCGAAGAAACCGGTAAAACAAACAGAGAAAATGAAAGAACAAGCATCCTAA
- a CDS encoding CBS domain-containing protein — MAQSINEIMTKNVVCVTPQQSIQECAQLMKQHNIGVIPVVENGQLQGIVTDRDITIRSTADGIGPNTPVSQCMTNNVTTASSTMDVHEVANIMAQQQIRRLPVVDNNQLVGMVAIGDLAETDIYQNEAGEALASISTPAEPDQLRQ, encoded by the coding sequence ATGGCACAATCAATTAACGAAATTATGACGAAAAATGTTGTTTGCGTAACACCGCAACAATCTATCCAGGAGTGCGCTCAACTTATGAAGCAGCACAATATTGGTGTAATTCCTGTTGTAGAGAATGGACAATTACAAGGGATTGTCACTGACCGTGACATTACCATTCGTTCAACTGCTGACGGTATTGGACCTAACACTCCAGTATCACAATGTATGACGAACAACGTTACTACTGCTAGCTCCACAATGGATGTTCATGAAGTGGCAAACATCATGGCACAACAACAAATCCGCCGTCTACCAGTTGTTGATAACAATCAACTAGTGGGAATGGTTGCGATTGGTGACTTAGCTGAAACAGACATTTATCAAAACGAAGCTGGAGAAGCTTTAGCGAGTATCTCTACGCCAGCGGAACCAGACCAGCTTAGACAATAA
- a CDS encoding class I SAM-dependent methyltransferase codes for MLKDTGERMIPKELDSTNASLLEHTARYYFSTPYVEGRVLDIACGTGYGSQMVAKVKKKEITEMIGVDIDEDTLKYAKANYYHPSLKFEQGDVMDPSLPEKLGSFDVIMSFETIEHVEDDQLFMKNMYSLLKPGGTLILSTPFGKGRGVPCGQPFHFHQLTKEEFSTLFKDFSDVEIYFQRGVTIEPPRKDVHYPIGVAVAIK; via the coding sequence ATGTTAAAAGATACAGGGGAACGCATGATACCAAAGGAATTGGACTCAACAAACGCGAGTCTTTTAGAACATACAGCCAGATATTATTTTTCAACTCCATACGTTGAGGGGCGTGTTCTAGATATCGCCTGCGGAACAGGCTATGGTAGTCAGATGGTTGCAAAAGTAAAAAAGAAAGAGATTACAGAAATGATAGGTGTAGATATTGATGAAGATACGCTGAAATACGCTAAGGCCAACTATTACCATCCTTCTCTGAAATTTGAGCAAGGTGATGTCATGGATCCTTCGTTACCAGAAAAATTGGGCTCATTTGATGTAATCATGAGTTTTGAAACGATTGAGCATGTAGAAGATGATCAATTATTCATGAAAAATATGTATTCGTTACTGAAGCCTGGAGGAACTCTTATTTTATCCACACCTTTCGGAAAAGGCAGAGGAGTCCCTTGTGGCCAGCCCTTCCATTTTCACCAATTGACAAAGGAAGAATTCAGCACTTTGTTCAAGGATTTTAGCGATGTAGAAATTTATTTTCAACGAGGGGTAACGATTGAACCACCAAGAAAAGACGTTCATTATCCTATCGGGGTTGCTGTTGCGATAAAATAA
- a CDS encoding SulP family inorganic anion transporter has product MNLQAIKQEWFSNIKGDTLAGIVVALALIPEAIAFSIIAGVDPMVGLYASFCIAVVIAFVGGRPGMISAATGAMALLMITLVADHGLQYLLAATILTGVLQILFGVLKLAQYMKFVPRSVMVGFVNALAILIFTAQLQHFVDVTWVMYALVALTLAIIYILPRFTKAIPSTLVAIIVVTVIAVFGNLGVSNVGTMGNLQSTFPIFMLPSIPLTFETLMIIFPYALALSIVGLLESLLTAQIVDDMTDTDSDKNRESRGQGIANIVAGCFGGMAGCAMIGQSVINVKSGGRGRLSALVAGLFLMFLIIVLGSVVVQIPLAALAGVMFMVAIGTFDWNSLKTLHKIPRTDATVMVVTVLTVVITHNLAIGVLTGVLLSAIFFGAKISKVHVTSKLSHSGDKKTYFVEGQLFFVSVTDFIAAFDFKDAVKEVEIDFSRAHLWDDSAIGAIDKVEMKYEQSGITVHFTGLNKESSLLVQKIGGLSKNSGH; this is encoded by the coding sequence TTGAATTTACAAGCAATTAAACAAGAATGGTTTAGCAATATTAAAGGAGACACCTTAGCAGGGATCGTAGTAGCATTAGCATTAATACCGGAAGCTATTGCATTTTCTATTATTGCAGGTGTAGACCCAATGGTTGGTCTTTATGCTTCTTTTTGTATTGCCGTTGTTATTGCCTTTGTTGGTGGCCGTCCGGGAATGATTTCAGCTGCTACAGGTGCAATGGCATTACTGATGATTACCCTCGTAGCCGATCATGGACTTCAATATTTATTGGCTGCAACAATTTTAACTGGGGTTCTTCAGATTTTATTTGGGGTGCTCAAACTAGCTCAGTATATGAAGTTTGTACCTAGATCAGTTATGGTAGGGTTTGTTAATGCATTAGCAATCCTAATTTTTACAGCTCAATTACAACACTTTGTTGATGTTACATGGGTAATGTATGCTCTAGTTGCTTTAACTTTAGCGATTATTTATATCCTACCTAGATTTACAAAAGCAATTCCATCGACATTAGTAGCGATCATCGTTGTAACAGTCATCGCAGTTTTTGGAAACTTAGGAGTAAGCAATGTAGGAACAATGGGGAATCTTCAGAGTACGTTTCCTATTTTTATGCTTCCATCCATTCCGTTAACATTTGAAACATTAATGATCATTTTTCCATACGCATTAGCACTTTCAATTGTTGGTTTATTAGAGTCTTTATTAACGGCTCAAATCGTTGATGATATGACAGATACGGATAGTGATAAGAACAGAGAAAGTCGCGGTCAAGGGATTGCCAACATTGTTGCCGGCTGTTTCGGTGGGATGGCTGGTTGTGCGATGATTGGTCAGTCAGTGATCAACGTAAAATCAGGTGGTAGAGGACGCTTATCAGCTTTAGTTGCTGGACTTTTCCTGATGTTTTTAATTATTGTCCTTGGCTCGGTTGTTGTACAAATTCCGTTAGCGGCCTTAGCTGGAGTTATGTTCATGGTTGCAATTGGGACATTCGACTGGAATTCATTAAAAACACTTCACAAAATTCCTAGAACAGACGCAACTGTTATGGTTGTTACAGTCTTAACTGTTGTAATTACTCATAACTTAGCAATTGGGGTTTTAACAGGTGTTCTTCTAAGTGCAATTTTCTTCGGAGCGAAAATTTCAAAGGTTCACGTGACTTCTAAACTTTCACACTCAGGTGATAAGAAGACTTACTTTGTTGAAGGGCAACTATTCTTCGTATCGGTTACGGACTTTATTGCTGCCTTCGATTTCAAAGACGCTGTTAAAGAAGTGGAAATCGATTTTAGCCGAGCCCATCTATGGGATGACTCAGCGATAGGTGCGATAGATAAGGTTGAAATGAAATATGAACAAAGTGGAATTACCGTTCATTTTACCGGGTTAAATAAAGAAAGCTCATTATTAGTACAAAAAATTGGTGGCTTATCGAAAAATTCTGGCCATTAA
- a CDS encoding universal stress protein: MFEHILLAADGSAHSLRAAENAIHLVGGKEQSKVTIVYVVDGATSKSDVLRIGDSKDIAEKRKEKLKDILTLLEKSSIAHELKILHGDPGETIVEFANNQEFDCLVIGSRGLNSLQSMVLGGVSHKAAKRAKCPVMIVK, encoded by the coding sequence ATGTTTGAACATATTTTGCTAGCGGCTGATGGTTCAGCACATTCACTACGAGCAGCTGAAAATGCTATTCACTTAGTAGGGGGAAAAGAACAAAGTAAAGTGACGATTGTATATGTAGTTGATGGAGCAACCTCAAAATCAGATGTGCTACGAATTGGGGACAGTAAAGATATCGCTGAAAAAAGAAAAGAGAAACTAAAGGATATTCTTACATTATTAGAAAAATCATCGATAGCACATGAATTAAAAATCCTTCACGGCGACCCAGGAGAAACAATTGTAGAGTTCGCTAATAATCAAGAGTTTGATTGCCTGGTCATTGGTAGTCGCGGCCTAAATAGTTTACAAAGCATGGTACTTGGTGGGGTTAGTCACAAAGCTGCGAAACGTGCGAAATGCCCTGTGATGATAGTTAAGTAG
- the sigI gene encoding RNA polymerase sigma-I factor, with protein METANVVEDTASAQNGDQFVREKLIRHYKPYVLNTVGHICKKYISWSEEEASIGLIALNKAIDTYDSSKGRTFLNYVYLLVQRDLIDFFRKEKNERHVSLNANVIDEGNLQTNYEVEQSLQRYEKEKQANDLVEEILELSEELEKYQINFEELEKFSPKHKDTRESLFELVERFVEDQECVEQFIKKRQFPTTMFVKKTGYKVKTIERHRKYIVTLILLKLHPQWILLGQYIQRGDRS; from the coding sequence ATGGAAACCGCTAATGTCGTAGAAGACACTGCTAGTGCCCAAAATGGTGATCAGTTTGTGCGTGAAAAGTTAATTCGTCATTACAAGCCTTACGTGCTTAATACCGTAGGACATATTTGTAAGAAGTATATAAGTTGGAGTGAAGAAGAGGCAAGTATTGGTCTAATAGCTCTAAATAAAGCTATTGATACGTATGACTCATCAAAAGGTAGGACCTTTCTTAATTACGTGTATCTATTAGTGCAAAGGGATTTGATCGATTTTTTTCGCAAAGAAAAGAATGAAAGGCATGTTTCGTTAAATGCCAATGTTATAGATGAAGGAAATCTTCAAACAAATTACGAAGTAGAGCAATCGTTGCAGCGTTATGAAAAGGAAAAACAAGCAAATGATTTAGTAGAAGAGATCCTAGAGCTAAGTGAGGAACTTGAGAAATACCAAATAAACTTTGAAGAATTGGAGAAGTTTTCTCCTAAACATAAAGATACGAGGGAAAGTTTGTTTGAACTCGTTGAGAGATTTGTAGAAGATCAAGAGTGTGTCGAACAGTTTATAAAAAAGAGGCAATTCCCAACGACCATGTTTGTAAAGAAAACAGGGTATAAGGTGAAAACAATTGAAAGACATCGGAAATATATCGTTACGTTGATCTTATTAAAGCTTCATCCACAGTGGATATTGCTGGGTCAATACATTCAAAGAGGGGATCGGTCATGA
- a CDS encoding anti-sigma-I factor RsgI family protein, with product MMGKLSTEGIVVKVTEDKIVLLCPNGAFKNIARAAHNAPPLLGEQYVHVEKQTSWLKYVSVAAVFFLAIMAYTIFQMTAPTSSYVLAIDINPSLELVLNEKMEVEKATGYNEEAVELLSTLKIENLVLAEAYQKIIEYSYEKGYLTSDNSYVETAIIPLKKQNKKVIEKIEETIKISTPQDVVVTVTQNNSETYQDAKDMQVSVNKLTHLKELKNDGVIESVQAAKGKSVSELRKMQKDLNKSEESQEKANPNKGKGNGNGNQPEPPGLNKDKKKNNQPSMRPANPAAEKKGDNSNKEKSPGNSNNPGQGNNGNETNKGNPAKNNDKGNNKSGKGNNDKGNNPGKGNNSNNSGKGNNQGNNGSNPGKGNPGKGNN from the coding sequence ATGATGGGCAAACTAAGTACAGAAGGAATAGTTGTAAAAGTAACCGAAGATAAAATTGTTTTACTATGCCCAAATGGGGCGTTTAAGAATATTGCTAGAGCTGCTCATAATGCCCCACCATTATTGGGAGAACAGTATGTTCATGTGGAGAAGCAAACATCATGGTTGAAATATGTATCTGTAGCGGCAGTTTTCTTTTTAGCAATTATGGCATACACGATATTTCAAATGACAGCACCCACTAGTTCATACGTACTAGCGATTGATATAAATCCTAGTCTTGAGCTAGTGTTAAATGAGAAAATGGAAGTGGAGAAAGCAACAGGATATAACGAGGAAGCTGTAGAGTTACTCTCAACTTTAAAAATCGAAAACCTTGTATTGGCAGAAGCATATCAAAAGATTATTGAGTATTCTTATGAAAAAGGGTATCTAACGTCTGACAATTCGTATGTTGAAACAGCAATTATTCCGCTTAAAAAACAAAATAAGAAAGTAATTGAAAAAATTGAAGAAACGATTAAAATCTCAACTCCACAAGATGTTGTAGTGACTGTTACACAGAATAATAGTGAAACATATCAAGATGCAAAAGATATGCAAGTGTCTGTAAACAAGTTAACGCACTTAAAAGAACTTAAGAATGATGGAGTTATCGAAAGTGTGCAAGCAGCAAAAGGTAAAAGTGTCTCGGAACTAAGGAAGATGCAGAAGGATTTGAATAAGTCTGAGGAGTCACAAGAAAAAGCTAATCCTAACAAAGGTAAAGGAAATGGCAATGGCAATCAGCCAGAACCTCCTGGATTGAATAAAGATAAGAAGAAAAATAATCAACCATCTATGAGACCAGCTAATCCAGCTGCTGAGAAAAAGGGTGACAACTCTAATAAGGAGAAATCGCCGGGTAATAGCAACAATCCTGGTCAGGGTAACAATGGTAACGAAACTAATAAAGGCAATCCGGCTAAAAATAACGATAAAGGCAATAACAAATCAGGTAAAGGTAATAATGATAAAGGAAATAATCCTGGAAAGGGCAACAATAGTAATAATTCAGGTAAAGGAAACAATCAAGGTAATAATGGTAGCAATCCAGGGAAAGGGAACCCTGGTAAAGGAAATAACTAA
- the qoxA gene encoding cytochrome aa3 quinol oxidase subunit II encodes MKKYFLPLFLLSLVMFLTGCEMVVFQPEGPQARSILELINFSIVMMLFVIVVVFALFIYIVWKYRETAKNKDYEPEEEKGSIALEITWTVIPLLIVIALTIPTVLVTFAVEDVPKGYEDKEPITIHVTAADWKWIFSYPEEDIQTVNYVNIPIETPILFKLTSASTMQSFWVPQLGGQKYAMANMENELYLLAERPGTFMGRNTNFNGQGYAYMDFDVVAKTEADYEKWVQDVKQTAPTLTEEKYMHILYPGVVGRMTFNETHLQWVNHADHDAQIFLHQETYRNYYHTKGEGYEREYNTIEPRSSEEGGHNHGKRD; translated from the coding sequence GTGAAAAAATACTTTTTACCACTATTCCTTTTAAGCCTAGTTATGTTTCTTACCGGTTGTGAAATGGTTGTTTTCCAACCTGAGGGACCACAAGCTAGAAGTATTCTAGAGTTAATTAATTTCTCGATTGTTATGATGCTTTTTGTTATTGTTGTTGTTTTTGCTTTATTCATCTATATTGTCTGGAAGTATCGTGAAACAGCTAAAAACAAAGATTATGAGCCAGAAGAGGAAAAAGGAAGTATCGCTTTAGAAATTACTTGGACAGTAATTCCTCTTTTAATTGTTATTGCTCTTACTATCCCAACGGTACTCGTTACATTCGCTGTTGAAGATGTGCCAAAAGGGTATGAAGATAAAGAGCCTATTACGATCCATGTAACAGCAGCAGACTGGAAATGGATTTTTAGTTATCCAGAAGAAGACATCCAAACAGTTAACTATGTGAATATTCCGATCGAAACACCAATTTTGTTTAAGTTAACATCTGCTAGTACGATGCAATCATTTTGGGTCCCGCAGCTCGGTGGTCAAAAATACGCCATGGCAAACATGGAAAACGAATTGTATTTATTAGCAGAGCGCCCAGGAACGTTTATGGGTCGTAATACAAACTTTAACGGACAAGGTTATGCCTATATGGACTTTGACGTTGTTGCAAAAACAGAAGCTGATTATGAGAAATGGGTGCAAGACGTAAAGCAAACAGCACCAACCTTAACAGAAGAAAAGTATATGCACATTCTTTATCCAGGTGTTGTTGGCCGTATGACATTTAACGAAACGCACCTACAATGGGTAAACCATGCTGATCATGATGCACAAATTTTCTTACACCAAGAAACGTATCGTAACTACTACCATACAAAAGGTGAGGGTTATGAGCGCGAGTATAACACGATAGAGCCAAGATCGTCAGAAGAAGGAGGCCACAATCATGGGAAACGGGATTAA
- the qoxB gene encoding cytochrome aa3 quinol oxidase subunit I produces MGNGIKFSEILVTGDPLILASQIAILLTSIAIVAGLTYFNKWSWLWREWLTTVDHKKIGIMYIIAGVVMFFRGGMDGLMMRAQTSQPGLEILSSQHYNEVFTAHGVIMILFMAMPLLIGLMNVIIPLQIGARDVAFPQLNALSFWLFFSGAMLFNIAFVIGGAPDAGWTSYFPLAGKEFTPNVGNNYYAISLQIAGIGTLMSGINFIVTILKMRTKGMTLMRMPMFTWTSFIASIIIVAAFPIFTVALGYMALDRIFGTHIFTISGGGEPMHWANLFWLWGHPEVYIVALPAFGIFSEIIATHSRKNLYGYSSMVISIVGIAILSMLVWVHHFYTMGSGPVVNSVFSITTMLIAVPTGMKIFNWLFTMRKGRIQMTNAMLWSLAFIPTFTIGGVTGVMLAMAAADYQYHNTMFLVAHFHYVLIPGVVFAVFAALYYWWPKMFGFTLNEKIGRWHFWLFNIGFNMTFMPMFFLGLKGMSRRMFTYQEGLGWEPLLLVSFAGSLILAAGFAAFCYNIYWSFRYASRDVSNDPWDGRTLEWATASPVQHYNFAKLPEVTGIDAYWKMKKEGTTGLIKEEIEPVHMPSNSGIPFFMGVVFTIVGLFLVFEWLIPALIASFLIFVGLIMRSFDYDDGYYVGVDEVTKTEQSWRGDL; encoded by the coding sequence ATGGGAAACGGGATTAAGTTTAGCGAAATCTTAGTTACTGGTGATCCGTTAATTTTAGCTTCGCAGATTGCTATTTTACTAACTTCTATTGCAATTGTTGCAGGTTTAACGTATTTCAATAAATGGAGTTGGCTATGGCGTGAGTGGCTAACAACGGTTGATCATAAGAAAATTGGTATTATGTATATTATTGCTGGTGTTGTGATGTTCTTCCGTGGTGGAATGGACGGCTTAATGATGCGAGCCCAAACGTCACAACCCGGGTTAGAGATTTTAAGCTCACAGCATTACAACGAAGTATTTACCGCACACGGCGTAATTATGATTTTGTTTATGGCTATGCCATTATTAATTGGTTTAATGAACGTGATTATCCCATTACAAATTGGAGCGAGAGACGTAGCGTTTCCACAGTTAAATGCGCTTAGCTTCTGGTTATTCTTTAGTGGTGCAATGCTGTTTAACATCGCTTTCGTTATCGGTGGAGCTCCTGATGCTGGTTGGACATCTTACTTCCCGCTAGCTGGTAAAGAGTTTACACCTAATGTCGGTAATAACTATTACGCAATTTCATTACAGATCGCAGGGATTGGTACGTTAATGTCTGGTATTAACTTTATCGTTACGATCTTGAAAATGCGTACAAAGGGTATGACGTTAATGCGTATGCCAATGTTTACTTGGACGTCATTTATTGCATCAATCATTATCGTTGCCGCATTCCCGATTTTTACAGTTGCTTTAGGCTACATGGCATTAGACCGCATTTTCGGGACGCACATCTTTACGATTTCTGGTGGTGGAGAACCGATGCATTGGGCGAACCTATTCTGGTTATGGGGTCACCCTGAGGTATATATCGTAGCCTTACCTGCTTTCGGTATTTTCTCTGAAATTATTGCCACTCATTCTCGTAAAAATTTATATGGATACTCATCAATGGTTATTTCCATTGTTGGTATTGCGATTTTAAGTATGTTAGTTTGGGTTCACCATTTCTATACGATGGGTTCAGGACCAGTAGTTAACTCAGTATTCTCGATTACAACAATGTTAATTGCTGTTCCAACAGGTATGAAGATTTTTAACTGGTTATTTACAATGCGTAAAGGTCGCATTCAGATGACTAATGCAATGCTATGGTCATTGGCGTTTATCCCAACGTTTACAATTGGTGGGGTAACAGGGGTTATGCTTGCGATGGCGGCAGCTGACTACCAGTACCACAATACAATGTTCCTAGTGGCACACTTCCACTATGTATTAATTCCTGGTGTTGTGTTCGCGGTGTTTGCAGCGCTTTACTACTGGTGGCCAAAAATGTTTGGTTTCACGCTTAATGAGAAAATTGGTAGATGGCACTTCTGGTTATTCAATATTGGTTTTAACATGACATTTATGCCAATGTTCTTCTTAGGCTTAAAAGGGATGTCTCGTCGTATGTTCACATACCAAGAAGGTCTTGGTTGGGAACCATTATTATTAGTTTCATTTGCAGGTTCACTAATTTTAGCTGCTGGGTTTGCAGCGTTCTGTTACAACATTTACTGGAGCTTCCGTTATGCTTCTCGCGACGTATCAAATGATCCATGGGATGGTAGAACGCTCGAGTGGGCAACAGCTTCTCCCGTTCAACACTATAACTTTGCGAAGCTTCCAGAAGTAACTGGAATCGATGCGTATTGGAAAATGAAGAAAGAAGGCACAACTGGTTTAATTAAAGAAGAGATCGAGCCAGTGCATATGCCGAGTAATTCAGGAATTCCATTCTTTATGGGAGTCGTGTTTACGATCGTTGGTTTATTCCTTGTATTCGAATGGTTAATACCAGCACTTATTGCTTCGTTCTTAATCTTCGTCGGCTTAATCATGCGTTCGTTTGATTATGATGACGGCTACTATGTTGGCGTTGATGAAGTAACGAAAACAGAACAAAGTTGGAGAGGTGATTTATAA